One genomic window of Hyperolius riggenbachi isolate aHypRig1 chromosome 7, aHypRig1.pri, whole genome shotgun sequence includes the following:
- the LOC137525762 gene encoding collagen alpha-1(XII) chain-like: MSHPHQGTPCSGGGCAPGHPEHPPTGGNPGGCAPACQPGKPGHHGEHGHHGEHGHHGEHGHKGEHGAPGCHKGSPTGCGTHGKDKGHGHGHGKC; this comes from the exons ATGTCACATCCACATCAAG GAACACCATGCTCTGGGGGTGGATGTGCACCAGGTCACCCTGAACATCCCCCCACTGGTGGAAACCCTGGAGGGTGTGCTCCTGCATGTCAACCAGGGAAGCCAGGACACCATGGGGAACATGGACACCATGGGGAACATGGACACCATGGGGAACATGGACACAAGGGGGAACATGGGGCCCCTGGGTGCCATAAAGGATCTCCGACTGGCTGTGGCACACATGGAAAGGACAAGGGACATGGACATGGACATGGAAAA TGTTGA